Proteins encoded together in one Acholeplasma hippikon window:
- a CDS encoding metal ABC transporter permease, translated as MDNLLFTLDVLKYGIMVVILLGLTASILSPFVVLNEQSLIADGLAHVSFTALAIGMFFSNEPFFIALPIVVLASILVKWISQHSKVNGDAALGMVSSVGFAIGLIVIKYASSAIELESLISGNLWLRNLNDVLMSLILFVIALVFIIVNYRKLLSLTFDFDYSKFMKVKSNLLSYVLAAITGLFVVIGVRSIGVLLISSLLIFPVLTANLFAKSFKSLFLNGSIISSAVILVGIFSAHVLNLPAGSVIVIVYAIVFIACNMILKIRGNKNG; from the coding sequence ATGGATAATCTTTTATTTACACTAGACGTTTTAAAATACGGTATTATGGTAGTTATTCTATTAGGTCTAACTGCATCTATCTTAAGTCCGTTTGTTGTATTAAATGAACAAAGTTTAATTGCTGATGGTTTAGCACATGTTTCATTTACTGCACTAGCAATTGGTATGTTCTTTAGTAATGAGCCATTCTTTATTGCCTTACCTATCGTTGTCTTAGCAAGTATATTAGTGAAGTGGATTAGTCAGCATAGTAAAGTTAATGGTGATGCTGCACTTGGTATGGTATCAAGTGTTGGGTTTGCTATTGGGTTAATCGTTATTAAATATGCAAGTAGTGCAATCGAGTTAGAATCATTAATCTCTGGTAACCTTTGGTTAAGAAATTTAAATGATGTTTTAATGTCGCTTATTCTATTTGTTATTGCGTTAGTATTTATCATTGTAAATTATAGAAAACTATTAAGTTTAACATTTGATTTTGATTATTCAAAATTCATGAAGGTTAAGTCTAACTTATTAAGTTATGTATTAGCAGCAATTACAGGGCTCTTTGTTGTAATTGGTGTAAGAAGTATTGGGGTTTTATTAATTTCAAGTTTATTAATCTTCCCAGTTTTAACTGCTAACTTATTTGCGAAAAGTTTTAAATCACTTTTCTTAAATGGTAGTATCATTTCAAGTGCAGTTATCTTAGTAGGTATCTTTAGTGCACACGTACTTAATTTACCTGCAGGTAGTGTGATTGTTATCGTCTATGCAATTGTCTTTATTGCATGTAATATGATCTTAAAAATAAGAGGTAATAAAAATGGTTAA
- a CDS encoding Fur family transcriptional regulator, which yields MVKLTSKRQLIYDILKKNDSPLSAEDIYELIKDEKLNLSTVYRTLDYFYKEQMVSRNYLDNKAYFYLNHDDHHHFMICEVCQNRFEMDCHIDEMIAEIKKKYGFEVTHHDLNFYGICSNCKNKN from the coding sequence ATGGTTAAACTCACTTCGAAAAGACAATTAATTTATGATATTTTAAAGAAAAATGATAGTCCACTTTCTGCAGAAGATATCTATGAATTAATTAAAGATGAAAAATTAAATTTATCCACAGTTTATCGAACACTAGATTACTTTTATAAAGAACAAATGGTTAGTAGAAACTACTTAGATAATAAAGCGTATTTTTACTTAAATCATGATGATCATCATCACTTTATGATTTGTGAAGTTTGTCAAAATCGTTTTGAAATGGATTGTCATATTGATGAAATGATTGCAGAAATTAAAAAGAAATATGGGTTTGAAGTGACACATCATGACCTAAATTTCTATGGAATTTGTAGTAACTGTAAAAATAAGAACTGA
- the ald gene encoding alanine dehydrogenase — MNIGCVKEIKVNESRVGLTPKSAKVYIEHGHQVFIEKDAGLASGFSNEDYLNAGCMIYSDPKDIWKDSDMIIKVKEPIKKEYPYFKENLIIYTYLHLAADEELTKALVERKVTAIAYETIQDETGLPCLRPMSEVAGKLSIQEGARYLTKHGELGILLSGTQTVDAANVLIIGGGVSGTAALSLAYNLGAKTTLLDINENRLIELKEKYPKLNTLISNEENLVNGLKDADLVISAVLLPGAKAPKIIRKEHYQFIKKGAVLVDIAIDQGGSLHYSRPTTHKDPIFIEEGIIHYCVANMPGIVPKTSTLALNHQTLPFGLKIADNLKEALANEAILKGLNTYQGYVTLKVVADLFNLPYKKYEK, encoded by the coding sequence ATGAATATAGGGTGTGTAAAAGAAATTAAAGTAAATGAAAGCAGAGTTGGGTTAACACCCAAAAGTGCGAAAGTTTATATTGAACATGGACATCAAGTTTTTATTGAAAAAGATGCAGGTTTAGCGAGTGGATTTTCTAATGAAGATTATTTAAATGCTGGATGCATGATTTATAGCGATCCTAAAGATATTTGGAAAGATAGTGATATGATTATAAAGGTTAAAGAACCTATCAAGAAAGAATATCCGTATTTTAAAGAAAATTTGATTATTTATACATACTTACACTTAGCAGCAGATGAAGAACTTACGAAAGCTTTAGTTGAAAGAAAAGTTACTGCAATTGCATATGAAACCATACAAGATGAAACAGGATTACCATGTCTTAGACCTATGAGTGAAGTTGCTGGTAAACTATCTATTCAAGAAGGTGCTAGATACTTAACTAAACATGGAGAACTAGGTATTTTACTTTCAGGAACTCAAACGGTAGATGCTGCAAATGTTTTAATTATTGGTGGTGGGGTGAGTGGAACTGCAGCACTTTCTTTAGCTTATAACTTAGGTGCAAAAACAACCTTACTAGATATTAATGAAAATAGACTAATAGAGTTAAAAGAAAAATATCCAAAATTAAATACATTAATTTCTAATGAAGAAAATTTAGTTAATGGTTTAAAGGATGCTGACTTAGTTATTTCAGCGGTCTTATTACCTGGGGCAAAAGCACCAAAAATTATTAGAAAAGAACATTATCAGTTTATTAAAAAAGGTGCAGTATTAGTAGATATCGCAATTGATCAGGGTGGTTCTCTTCACTATAGTCGTCCAACAACACACAAAGACCCAATCTTTATTGAAGAAGGCATCATTCACTATTGTGTAGCAAATATGCCAGGAATTGTTCCTAAAACATCAACATTAGCGCTCAATCATCAAACGCTTCCTTTTGGACTAAAGATAGCGGATAATTTAAAAGAAGCATTAGCAAATGAAGCCATTTTAAAGGGCTTAAATACCTATCAGGGTTATGTGACTTTAAAGGTAGTTGCAGACTTATTCAATTTACCATATAAAAAATATGAGAAATAG
- a CDS encoding SEL1-like repeat protein: protein MVRLKQALTYFKDKKYDKAYHLFLELANEGMMEAYFYLGIFYRLGLFVKENQKEGFKWFLKAAENGHPRAQYVVASSYYHLNGSYDGLADEIIEHYEVKEKADSMYYQKLHFFDYNGVGVNYDIHQALYWAEKAKASGVIDAEELILFLSEFVAYEDDKIRVYNDTLSSRIEETHDLAHLDKKYKEAYERYLKLDEEIKVKYKTMNPLHIDLFKVLDNAGNDDAEIEALNGNLDAAIYLGVIYELGFEIKPNTTKAVKWYKKAVELGSDYAEKRLKKLMR from the coding sequence ATGGTTAGACTTAAACAAGCTTTAACCTATTTTAAAGATAAAAAATATGATAAAGCCTATCATCTTTTTTTAGAACTAGCAAATGAAGGTATGATGGAAGCTTACTTTTATTTAGGTATTTTTTATCGTTTAGGATTATTTGTTAAAGAAAATCAAAAAGAAGGATTTAAATGGTTCTTAAAAGCCGCTGAAAATGGACATCCCAGAGCACAGTATGTTGTAGCATCTAGTTACTATCATCTTAATGGTAGTTATGATGGGCTAGCTGATGAAATTATTGAACATTATGAAGTAAAAGAAAAAGCAGATTCAATGTATTATCAAAAACTTCACTTTTTTGACTATAATGGTGTTGGTGTAAATTACGATATTCACCAAGCGCTATATTGGGCAGAAAAAGCGAAAGCATCTGGTGTTATCGATGCAGAAGAACTCATTTTATTTCTAAGTGAATTTGTAGCATATGAAGATGATAAAATAAGAGTTTATAACGACACATTATCTAGTCGAATTGAAGAAACTCATGATTTAGCACATTTAGATAAAAAGTATAAAGAAGCATATGAACGTTATCTAAAGTTAGATGAAGAAATTAAAGTTAAATATAAAACGATGAATCCACTACATATAGATCTATTTAAAGTATTAGATAATGCAGGTAATGATGATGCCGAAATTGAAGCCTTAAATGGTAATTTAGATGCTGCTATCTATTTAGGTGTGATTTATGAGCTTGGCTTTGAGATAAAACCTAACACAACTAAAGCAGTTAAGTGGTATAAAAAGGCAGTAGAACTTGGATCAGATTATGCTGAAAAACGATTAAAAAAGTTAATGAGGTAA
- a CDS encoding O-antigen ligase family protein, with the protein MFLFSIPLVVILVLFKSTIATAPLLISCLFIIGFDADISTIDSALSGILNVILIVIGFIVHFIRFKPKFKLKSLGLGLLLASVSYIIPLIYTPVNEVSILLVFLVPFYLVTYLFYANTIDKNELNYLMRFFLYTSIMLSFQLIALMSDGFKDFKFLHDLAAFQQLHVDSPAWGNVNDLTIQLVLMSSCMIFYLKKYKNILPWLYLGWMGFWIIISDSRGSIVTITLYAIGVAIYVLFKGRRHQRINLLITIILTGIFMYVFRDLVTMVYRSFMDTINFDDPNGMLTGRLTLWFDPEYGAVTVFKRYPIFGSGWNTPHWFLNEQNRITIYHSTFFQVLATGGLVGILILIYHFYEVGKLFVRKRRFIAVKAFLFTYLLTQFHGLIDNTQYMIHYSLVTLIAFAVIDNANLTDIEIGVLGDASVN; encoded by the coding sequence ATGTTTTTATTTTCAATTCCACTTGTAGTTATCCTTGTATTATTTAAATCGACAATCGCAACTGCACCACTACTTATCTCTTGTTTATTTATCATTGGATTTGATGCTGATATATCAACCATAGATTCAGCATTAAGTGGAATCTTAAATGTTATATTAATTGTTATTGGGTTTATCGTTCACTTTATACGTTTTAAACCCAAGTTTAAACTAAAGAGTTTAGGGTTAGGTTTATTACTGGCAAGTGTTTCTTATATTATTCCTTTAATCTATACTCCAGTGAATGAAGTTTCTATTTTATTAGTTTTCTTAGTACCATTTTATTTAGTAACCTACTTATTTTACGCAAATACAATTGATAAAAATGAATTAAATTATTTAATGCGTTTCTTTTTATATACATCCATCATGTTAAGTTTTCAATTGATTGCTTTAATGTCTGATGGATTTAAAGATTTTAAATTCTTACATGACTTAGCTGCTTTCCAACAACTTCATGTGGATAGTCCAGCATGGGGAAATGTCAATGATTTAACAATACAACTTGTCTTAATGTCATCATGTATGATTTTTTATTTAAAAAAATATAAAAACATCCTACCTTGGTTGTATTTAGGATGGATGGGTTTCTGGATTATTATTAGTGATTCTAGAGGTTCTATTGTCACAATTACTTTATATGCTATCGGTGTTGCGATCTATGTATTATTTAAAGGTAGACGCCATCAAAGAATAAATCTCTTAATTACAATTATCCTAACTGGAATCTTTATGTATGTCTTTAGAGACTTAGTTACGATGGTTTATCGTTCATTTATGGATACCATTAATTTTGATGATCCTAATGGTATGTTAACTGGACGCTTAACCTTATGGTTTGACCCTGAATATGGCGCAGTAACGGTATTTAAGCGTTATCCTATCTTTGGAAGTGGATGGAATACACCGCACTGGTTCTTAAATGAACAAAACAGAATTACGATATATCATTCAACCTTCTTCCAAGTACTTGCCACAGGTGGCCTTGTAGGTATTCTAATACTTATCTATCACTTCTATGAAGTAGGAAAACTATTTGTTAGAAAACGTAGATTTATTGCAGTGAAGGCTTTCTTATTCACTTATCTATTAACCCAATTTCATGGTTTAATTGATAATACACAATATATGATTCACTATTCTTTAGTAACATTAATTGCCTTCGCAGTTATTGATAACGCAAACCTCACAGATATTGAAATAGGTGTCTTAGGAGATGCTTCAGTAAATTAA
- a CDS encoding LysR family transcriptional regulator: MNFKLKTLIAVVDYGSFTKAAEQLALTQPAVSQQIKSLEEEFNITIFDKRKKKLELTPEGVLLVRYAKRIELLTDNMINSFKLMKKNIQIKNSLVIGITHTLESNIIAKAIAEYTAENDAFHIRIISDSIKSIYQKMKTYEVDVCIIPGKINDPNYSFIPLDQDSLAIAVSYDNPLSNKEVLSLEELKTERLILRSKTSDTRLLFESHLNTQNDDITNYNVILELDNVEVIKDLVKDNYGLSVLSRKSCISEVKKNKFKLLDVENMVMNRQINLYFHKDFTYVKELKRIINIYNELILK, translated from the coding sequence ATGAACTTTAAATTAAAGACATTAATTGCAGTTGTTGACTATGGTAGTTTTACTAAAGCAGCTGAACAGCTTGCTTTAACCCAACCAGCCGTGAGCCAACAAATTAAATCTTTAGAAGAAGAGTTTAATATTACGATTTTTGATAAACGTAAGAAAAAATTAGAGTTAACCCCAGAAGGTGTACTACTTGTTAGATATGCTAAACGTATTGAACTATTAACTGACAACATGATTAATAGTTTTAAGTTAATGAAGAAAAATATTCAAATTAAAAACTCTTTAGTCATTGGAATTACTCACACATTAGAATCTAATATTATTGCTAAAGCAATCGCAGAGTATACTGCAGAAAATGATGCATTCCATATTAGAATCATTTCCGATTCAATTAAAAGCATTTACCAAAAGATGAAAACATATGAAGTCGACGTATGTATTATCCCAGGTAAAATTAATGATCCAAACTATTCATTTATTCCACTAGACCAAGATAGTCTAGCGATTGCAGTAAGTTATGATAATCCTTTATCAAATAAAGAAGTGCTTAGTTTAGAAGAATTAAAAACTGAAAGATTAATTCTAAGAAGTAAAACTTCTGATACGCGTTTATTATTTGAAAGTCACTTAAATACTCAAAACGATGATATTACGAACTACAACGTTATTTTAGAATTAGATAACGTTGAAGTCATTAAAGACTTAGTTAAAGATAACTATGGTCTGTCTGTATTAAGTAGAAAATCTTGTATTAGTGAAGTAAAGAAAAATAAATTTAAATTATTAGATGTTGAAAACATGGTCATGAATCGACAAATCAACCTTTACTTCCATAAAGACTTTACTTATGTAAAAGAATTAAAACGTATCATCAATATTTATAATGAACTTATCTTAAAATAA
- a CDS encoding 6-phosphofructokinase — MAKKLVGAALLGQSGGPTSVINASAAGVFLEALKHEEITEVYGAAHGIKGILDENFYDIRQEDIAELERLKYTPSSAIGSVRYKLKDVNVDPTDYNKLLEVFKKYNIRYFFYNGGNDSMDTCLKISKFMKKSGWECRVVGVPKTIDNDLFGIHHSPGYGSAAKYVATSIMELYLDGTVYNTQQFVIVEVMGRNAGWLTAAAQLASVGGVQPDLIYLPEVAFDIEKFYEQVGALLKTGKSVMVVVSEGIKTKEGKYIPELEAEIKKDAFGHANLGGTASILAKHVGEKFGVKTRAIEFSLLQRAAAHLGSQTDIEEAFKVGKIAVQKAVKGTTDKFVGIVRDEKSETYKAKFPLLPLHIVANTERKVPQEWILPDGKGLTQDYIDYALPLIQGETKLEKVNGLPRFAKLKKVLVAKK, encoded by the coding sequence ATGGCTAAAAAATTAGTTGGTGCTGCTTTATTAGGTCAATCTGGTGGTCCTACATCAGTAATTAACGCTTCAGCAGCAGGCGTGTTCTTAGAGGCTTTAAAACATGAAGAAATCACTGAAGTTTACGGTGCAGCTCATGGTATCAAAGGTATCTTAGATGAAAATTTCTATGATATCAGACAAGAAGATATTGCAGAATTAGAAAGATTAAAATATACTCCATCTTCTGCTATCGGTTCAGTTCGTTATAAATTAAAGGATGTAAATGTTGATCCAACAGATTATAACAAACTATTAGAAGTATTCAAGAAATATAACATTCGTTATTTCTTCTACAATGGTGGAAATGACTCAATGGATACTTGCTTAAAGATTTCTAAATTCATGAAGAAATCTGGTTGGGAATGTAGAGTTGTCGGAGTTCCTAAAACTATCGATAACGACTTATTCGGTATCCACCACTCTCCAGGATATGGTTCAGCTGCTAAATACGTAGCAACATCAATCATGGAATTATACTTAGACGGTACAGTTTATAACACTCAACAATTCGTAATCGTTGAAGTAATGGGTAGAAACGCTGGTTGGTTAACTGCTGCTGCTCAATTAGCATCAGTAGGTGGCGTACAACCTGACTTAATCTACTTACCTGAAGTTGCTTTCGACATTGAAAAGTTCTATGAACAAGTTGGAGCATTATTAAAGACTGGTAAATCAGTAATGGTAGTTGTTTCTGAAGGTATCAAAACTAAAGAAGGCAAATACATTCCTGAATTAGAAGCAGAAATTAAGAAAGATGCATTCGGTCACGCTAACTTAGGTGGTACTGCTTCAATCTTAGCTAAACACGTAGGAGAAAAATTCGGAGTTAAGACTCGTGCAATCGAATTCTCATTATTACAACGTGCTGCTGCTCACTTAGGTTCTCAAACAGATATCGAAGAAGCATTCAAAGTTGGTAAGATTGCAGTTCAAAAAGCTGTTAAAGGTACAACTGATAAATTCGTTGGTATTGTTCGTGACGAAAAGAGCGAAACTTACAAAGCTAAGTTCCCATTATTACCATTACACATCGTTGCTAATACAGAACGTAAAGTTCCACAAGAATGGATCTTACCAGATGGTAAAGGTTTAACTCAAGACTATATCGACTACGCTTTACCTTTAATCCAAGGTGAAACTAAGTTAGAAAAAGTTAATGGTTTACCAAGATTCGCTAAATTAAAGAAAGTATTAGTTGCTAAAAAATAA
- the pfkA gene encoding 6-phosphofructokinase codes for MKIAVLTSGGDAPGMNAAIRAVVRTGISNGHEMFGVQDGYRGLLEDKIFPLTSKDVSGMLSAGGTMLGTARVPEFKEVPVQMVAVDNLKNRGIEALVVIGGDGSYKGALALHNLEFQTIGIPGTIDNDVYGTDFTIGFHTALNTIVDAIDKLRDTSSSHRRCSIIEVMGRTSGDLALYAGICGGAEFIITPENPINKEKLIATLKKHNEEGRRHAIIVVTEQQFDVHKLAAEITIKSGFSSRATVLGYIQRGGSPVAEDRVLASRMGAFAIEQIMAGVSGQCIGVRNDKLITTPLDQVIDHKKDRAELYELVNKIR; via the coding sequence ATGAAAATAGCTGTATTAACTTCTGGTGGAGATGCACCAGGAATGAATGCTGCCATTCGTGCAGTGGTTAGAACAGGGATTTCTAATGGTCATGAGATGTTTGGTGTACAAGACGGATATCGCGGATTATTAGAGGACAAGATTTTCCCACTTACAAGCAAAGATGTTTCAGGTATGTTATCTGCTGGGGGTACGATGTTAGGAACTGCGAGAGTTCCTGAATTCAAAGAAGTCCCAGTACAAATGGTTGCGGTTGATAATTTGAAAAACCGTGGCATTGAAGCATTAGTTGTTATTGGTGGCGATGGTTCATACAAAGGGGCTTTAGCTCTACATAACTTAGAATTCCAAACAATTGGTATTCCAGGTACAATTGATAATGACGTATACGGAACTGATTTTACTATTGGTTTTCATACTGCATTAAATACGATTGTTGATGCAATCGACAAATTAAGAGATACATCGTCTTCACATAGACGTTGTTCAATCATTGAAGTTATGGGAAGGACTTCAGGAGACTTAGCATTATATGCTGGTATCTGTGGTGGTGCTGAATTCATCATTACTCCAGAAAACCCAATCAACAAAGAAAAATTAATTGCAACCCTTAAAAAGCATAATGAAGAAGGCAGACGTCATGCCATCATCGTTGTTACTGAGCAACAATTTGATGTGCATAAGTTAGCTGCAGAAATTACCATTAAGAGTGGATTCTCATCACGTGCAACTGTATTAGGTTACATTCAACGTGGTGGTAGCCCAGTAGCGGAAGATAGAGTTTTAGCTTCACGCATGGGAGCATTTGCTATTGAGCAAATTATGGCGGGTGTTAGTGGACAATGTATCGGTGTTAGAAACGATAAATTAATCACAACGCCATTAGATCAAGTTATCGATCATAAAAAAGATCGTGCTGAATTATATGAATTAGTTAATAAAATTAGATAA
- the pyk gene encoding pyruvate kinase has protein sequence MKKTKIICTLGPVSENKETMTKLIKAGMNVARFNFSHGDYEEHGARLKTVREINEELGTFVACLLDTKGPEIRTHEFDGKVEIVKGSELRIAFTPVLGNAQKFSVSYPGLYDDMKVGEYVTVDDGYLTLEVIGKDEVNRELIVKALNTHVVKSRRGVNVPNVVLNMPFISEKDASDIKFAATQGYDFVAASFVRRAQDVKDVRAILDANDGKDVQIIAKIENQEGVDNLDEIIEVVDGIMVARGDLGIEVPAENVPVYQTEMIDKCLDAGKIVIVATQMLESMQKNPRPTRAEVSDVFNAVREGTSATMLSGESAAGDYPVEAVTYMAKIDAKAEGVVDYDSFIDGFYIGESNEDAMAQAAAKMVLDYEVDAIIAEGRDVAKAISKFHAAVPVIAIVNDAKEARSLAINFGVYPVLSNEAAEAKLAEMGLADEAFVVVVNSDEVKLMQVK, from the coding sequence ATGAAAAAAACTAAAATTATTTGTACTTTAGGACCTGTTTCTGAAAATAAAGAAACAATGACTAAATTAATTAAAGCAGGTATGAACGTTGCTAGATTCAATTTCTCTCACGGAGATTACGAAGAACATGGCGCAAGATTAAAAACAGTTAGAGAAATCAACGAAGAATTAGGAACTTTCGTTGCATGCCTATTAGACACTAAAGGACCTGAAATCAGAACACATGAATTCGACGGTAAAGTTGAAATCGTTAAAGGTTCAGAATTAAGAATTGCATTTACTCCAGTATTAGGAAATGCACAAAAGTTCTCAGTATCATATCCAGGTTTATATGATGATATGAAAGTTGGAGAATACGTAACAGTTGATGATGGTTACTTAACTTTAGAAGTAATTGGTAAAGATGAAGTTAATCGTGAATTAATCGTTAAAGCATTAAACACTCACGTCGTTAAATCACGTCGTGGTGTAAACGTTCCAAACGTTGTATTAAATATGCCTTTCATTTCTGAAAAAGATGCATCAGATATTAAATTTGCTGCAACACAAGGATATGACTTCGTAGCTGCATCATTCGTTCGTCGTGCACAAGACGTTAAAGACGTTCGTGCAATCTTAGATGCTAATGATGGTAAAGATGTTCAAATCATCGCTAAGATCGAAAACCAAGAAGGTGTTGATAACTTAGATGAAATCATCGAAGTTGTAGACGGTATCATGGTTGCTCGTGGTGACTTAGGTATCGAAGTTCCAGCAGAAAATGTTCCAGTTTACCAAACTGAAATGATCGATAAATGTTTAGATGCTGGTAAGATTGTTATCGTTGCAACTCAAATGTTAGAATCAATGCAAAAGAACCCAAGACCTACAAGAGCAGAAGTTTCAGACGTATTCAACGCAGTAAGAGAAGGAACTTCAGCAACAATGTTATCAGGTGAATCAGCTGCTGGTGACTATCCAGTTGAAGCTGTAACTTACATGGCTAAGATTGATGCTAAAGCTGAAGGTGTTGTAGATTATGATTCATTTATCGATGGATTCTACATTGGTGAATCAAATGAAGATGCTATGGCTCAAGCTGCAGCTAAGATGGTATTAGACTATGAAGTTGATGCAATCATCGCTGAAGGAAGAGATGTTGCTAAAGCTATTTCTAAATTCCACGCTGCTGTTCCAGTTATCGCTATCGTTAACGATGCTAAAGAAGCTAGAAGTTTAGCAATTAACTTTGGTGTATACCCAGTATTAAGCAATGAAGCTGCTGAAGCTAAATTAGCTGAAATGGGATTAGCTGACGAAGCATTCGTTGTAGTTGTTAACTCAGACGAAGTTAAATTAATGCAAGTTAAATAA
- a CDS encoding polysaccharide biosynthesis protein, translating into MFKEFIGKTVVNAIKYIVLDIITILLSYYLTIAVLQFADYSINLEEVGKALLIIIPAKIVVYIIFGVYRILTKYTGFEDILKFSFLAILTNVVIVVVMALGHFTFLTKTSYIFITTIEIAGLALPRVFRRAYRTLMSQFKWLRTVGSRTLIIGAGEAGEMVLKEIFKNKDLNNIPVAFVDDNEDKFGRRLMGVEVVGTLSEIDAVIEKYKIEEVIIAVRHMNQQKQIDLVNHLIDFGVTVKKINLIEDFSTNKLKTKLIDINVEELLNRDVIKLDNEGINEFIKDKVILVTGGGGSIGSELCRQIFNLNPTKLVIFDIYENNAYDIQMELQRLVKKHPENKYPILEVRIGSVYNRTRLEEIFKEFKPNVVFHAAAYKHVPLMEDSAVESVRTNVLGTFNAAQLSTKYGVEKFVLISSDKAVRSTNVMGACKRLAEMVIEMEQKRSNTKFSAVRFGNVLGSNGSVIPLFKKQIADGGPVTVTHKDITRYFMTIPEAVSLILQCAVYADKAELFILDMGEPVRIYDLAEKMIKLAGLKPNVDIDIEITGLRPGEKLYEELLVDTNSEQLQKTQNTRIFKESTHDTHLGEIRFLDLITQFEHLTNDEVKEKVSELVGTYQFKKPN; encoded by the coding sequence ATGTTTAAAGAATTTATAGGTAAGACTGTAGTAAATGCGATTAAGTATATTGTACTCGATATAATAACAATTTTATTAAGTTATTATTTAACAATTGCAGTCTTACAATTTGCGGATTATTCTATTAATTTAGAAGAAGTAGGAAAAGCATTATTAATAATTATTCCTGCGAAAATTGTTGTTTATATTATTTTTGGTGTATATCGTATATTGACCAAATATACAGGTTTTGAAGATATCTTAAAATTTTCCTTTTTAGCTATTTTGACAAATGTTGTAATTGTAGTTGTTATGGCTTTAGGACACTTTACATTCTTAACAAAAACATCATATATCTTTATTACTACAATTGAGATTGCTGGTTTAGCACTTCCACGTGTATTTAGAAGAGCATATAGAACTCTAATGAGCCAGTTTAAGTGGTTAAGAACAGTAGGGTCTAGAACTTTAATCATTGGAGCCGGTGAAGCTGGTGAGATGGTATTAAAAGAAATTTTTAAGAATAAAGATCTAAATAATATACCAGTTGCATTTGTTGATGATAATGAAGATAAATTTGGAAGACGTTTAATGGGCGTTGAAGTTGTTGGAACACTTTCTGAAATTGATGCTGTTATTGAAAAATATAAAATTGAAGAAGTTATTATTGCTGTAAGACATATGAATCAACAAAAGCAAATCGATTTAGTCAATCACTTAATTGATTTTGGGGTAACTGTTAAGAAAATTAACTTAATTGAAGACTTTAGTACAAACAAACTAAAGACTAAACTTATTGATATAAATGTTGAAGAATTATTAAATAGAGATGTCATTAAATTAGATAACGAAGGAATCAATGAATTCATTAAAGATAAAGTCATTTTAGTTACTGGTGGAGGGGGATCTATTGGAAGTGAGTTATGTAGACAAATCTTCAATTTAAATCCTACGAAATTAGTTATCTTTGATATTTATGAAAACAATGCATATGATATACAAATGGAATTACAAAGATTAGTTAAGAAGCATCCTGAGAATAAATACCCAATCTTAGAAGTAAGAATTGGTAGTGTTTATAATAGAACAAGATTAGAAGAAATATTTAAAGAGTTCAAACCAAATGTAGTTTTCCATGCAGCAGCATATAAACATGTGCCATTAATGGAAGATAGTGCTGTAGAATCTGTTAGAACAAACGTTTTAGGTACATTTAATGCAGCGCAACTATCTACTAAATATGGTGTGGAAAAGTTTGTTTTAATTTCAAGTGATAAAGCAGTTCGATCAACAAATGTAATGGGTGCATGTAAGAGATTAGCCGAAATGGTAATTGAAATGGAACAAAAGCGTTCAAACACAAAATTTTCAGCAGTTAGATTTGGTAATGTATTAGGTTCAAATGGTTCGGTCATTCCACTATTTAAAAAACAAATTGCTGATGGTGGTCCGGTAACTGTTACACATAAAGATATTACAAGATACTTTATGACAATTCCTGAAGCAGTAAGCCTAATTTTACAATGCGCAGTATATGCAGATAAAGCTGAGTTATTTATTCTTGATATGGGTGAACCGGTAAGAATTTATGATTTAGCTGAAAAAATGATTAAATTAGCGGGGCTTAAACCGAATGTTGATATTGATATTGAAATCACTGGCTTACGACCTGGTGAAAAGTTATATGAAGAGTTATTAGTAGATACAAATTCAGAACAACTTCAAAAGACACAAAACACTAGAATCTTTAAGGAAAGTACACATGATACACATTTAGGTGAAATAAGATTTTTAGATTTAATAACTCAATTTGAACATTTAACAAATGATGAAGTCAAAGAAAAGGTTTCAGAACTTGTTGGAACGTATCAATTTAAGAAACCAAATTAA